In one window of Macrobrachium rosenbergii isolate ZJJX-2024 chromosome 11, ASM4041242v1, whole genome shotgun sequence DNA:
- the aay gene encoding phosphoserine phosphatase isoform X3 yields the protein MEKEGYSLPTLQESREIWRSADAVCFDVDSTVITDEGLDQLAKFCGKAEEVKKLTIQAMQGGMDFRDALRARLNLIRPNLETVQRFIKANPPKLTKDVDKLVSALQARDTDVYLVSGGFRSLIAPVAKMLNIPLENIFANRLKFFYDGEYAGFDEAQLTSRSGGKAEVIAWLKKRGGYSSVVMIGDGATDMEACPPADAFIGFGGNIVRESVQKAATWYVYDFATLIDELERED from the exons GATACAGCCTCCCGACGCTGCAGGAGAGCCGGGAGATATGGCGATCCGCCGACGCCGTCTGTTTCGATGTCGATTCCACCGTCATCACCGACGAGGGGCTGGACCAGCTAGCCAAATTCTGTGGCAAAGCCGAGGAGGTCAAGAAATT GACAATACAGGCTATGCAAGGAGGAATGGACTTCAGAGACGCACTGCGCGCCAGGTTGAACCTGATAAGACCAAATCTGGAAACAGTGCAGCGTTTTATCAAAGCCAACCCACCCAAATTAACCAAAGATGTTGA taAACTGGTATCAGCTTTACAAGCTCGCGACACAGACGTGTACCTGGTGTCTGGAGGGTTTCGATCCCTGATTGCTCCCGTCGCCAAGATGCTAAATATCCCACTGGAAAACATCTTCGCCAACAGACTGAAATTCTTTTACGATG GAGAATATGCTGGATTTGACGAAGCTCAGCTGACGAGCAGATCGGGTGGAAAGGCAGAAGTGATAGCATGGCTCAAAAAGCGTGGAGGATATTCCAGCGTCGTCATGATTGGCGACGGAGCAACGGACATGGAAGCTTGTCCTCCAGCGGACGCCTTCATAG GTTTTGGTGGCAACATTGTCAGGGAATCAGTCCAGAAAGCTGCGACTTggtatgtttatgattttgcaACTCTTATTGATGAATTAGAAAGAGAAGATTAG
- the aay gene encoding phosphoserine phosphatase isoform X1, which produces MLGRSVIFLRWKKSLVICDPFKSLPLTATLSKSSPFGTCETGYSLPTLQESREIWRSADAVCFDVDSTVITDEGLDQLAKFCGKAEEVKKLTIQAMQGGMDFRDALRARLNLIRPNLETVQRFIKANPPKLTKDVDKLVSALQARDTDVYLVSGGFRSLIAPVAKMLNIPLENIFANRLKFFYDGEYAGFDEAQLTSRSGGKAEVIAWLKKRGGYSSVVMIGDGATDMEACPPADAFIGFGGNIVRESVQKAATWYVYDFATLIDELERED; this is translated from the exons ATGTTGGGGCGTAGCGTAATCTTTCTGCGGTGGAAGAAGTCCCTCGTCATCTGCGATCCTTTCAAGTCCCTGCCTCTAACGGCCACATTATCCAAGTCCTCCCCCTTCGGGACCTGTGAGACAG GATACAGCCTCCCGACGCTGCAGGAGAGCCGGGAGATATGGCGATCCGCCGACGCCGTCTGTTTCGATGTCGATTCCACCGTCATCACCGACGAGGGGCTGGACCAGCTAGCCAAATTCTGTGGCAAAGCCGAGGAGGTCAAGAAATT GACAATACAGGCTATGCAAGGAGGAATGGACTTCAGAGACGCACTGCGCGCCAGGTTGAACCTGATAAGACCAAATCTGGAAACAGTGCAGCGTTTTATCAAAGCCAACCCACCCAAATTAACCAAAGATGTTGA taAACTGGTATCAGCTTTACAAGCTCGCGACACAGACGTGTACCTGGTGTCTGGAGGGTTTCGATCCCTGATTGCTCCCGTCGCCAAGATGCTAAATATCCCACTGGAAAACATCTTCGCCAACAGACTGAAATTCTTTTACGATG GAGAATATGCTGGATTTGACGAAGCTCAGCTGACGAGCAGATCGGGTGGAAAGGCAGAAGTGATAGCATGGCTCAAAAAGCGTGGAGGATATTCCAGCGTCGTCATGATTGGCGACGGAGCAACGGACATGGAAGCTTGTCCTCCAGCGGACGCCTTCATAG GTTTTGGTGGCAACATTGTCAGGGAATCAGTCCAGAAAGCTGCGACTTggtatgtttatgattttgcaACTCTTATTGATGAATTAGAAAGAGAAGATTAG
- the aay gene encoding phosphoserine phosphatase isoform X2 codes for MNRINNNTNGFVNGYSLPTLQESREIWRSADAVCFDVDSTVITDEGLDQLAKFCGKAEEVKKLTIQAMQGGMDFRDALRARLNLIRPNLETVQRFIKANPPKLTKDVDKLVSALQARDTDVYLVSGGFRSLIAPVAKMLNIPLENIFANRLKFFYDGEYAGFDEAQLTSRSGGKAEVIAWLKKRGGYSSVVMIGDGATDMEACPPADAFIGFGGNIVRESVQKAATWYVYDFATLIDELERED; via the exons GATACAGCCTCCCGACGCTGCAGGAGAGCCGGGAGATATGGCGATCCGCCGACGCCGTCTGTTTCGATGTCGATTCCACCGTCATCACCGACGAGGGGCTGGACCAGCTAGCCAAATTCTGTGGCAAAGCCGAGGAGGTCAAGAAATT GACAATACAGGCTATGCAAGGAGGAATGGACTTCAGAGACGCACTGCGCGCCAGGTTGAACCTGATAAGACCAAATCTGGAAACAGTGCAGCGTTTTATCAAAGCCAACCCACCCAAATTAACCAAAGATGTTGA taAACTGGTATCAGCTTTACAAGCTCGCGACACAGACGTGTACCTGGTGTCTGGAGGGTTTCGATCCCTGATTGCTCCCGTCGCCAAGATGCTAAATATCCCACTGGAAAACATCTTCGCCAACAGACTGAAATTCTTTTACGATG GAGAATATGCTGGATTTGACGAAGCTCAGCTGACGAGCAGATCGGGTGGAAAGGCAGAAGTGATAGCATGGCTCAAAAAGCGTGGAGGATATTCCAGCGTCGTCATGATTGGCGACGGAGCAACGGACATGGAAGCTTGTCCTCCAGCGGACGCCTTCATAG GTTTTGGTGGCAACATTGTCAGGGAATCAGTCCAGAAAGCTGCGACTTggtatgtttatgattttgcaACTCTTATTGATGAATTAGAAAGAGAAGATTAG